One Mycolicibacterium goodii genomic region harbors:
- a CDS encoding glutamate--cysteine ligase yields MSSPPADRRIDFAGSPRPTVGVEWEFALVDAGTRELSNEAAAVIAEIGENPHVHKELLRNTVEIVTGICDDTGEAMHDLCGTLSTVRRAVRGRGMELFCAGTHPFAKWSAAQLTDAPRYAELIKRTQWWGRQMLIWGVHVHVGVSSAHKVMPIISSLLNQYPHLLALSASSPFWDGEDTGYASNRAMMFQQLPTAGLPFQFQTWHEFEGFVHDQKKTGIIDQLNEIRWDIRPSPKLGTVEVRIFDGVSNVRELGALVALTHCLVVDLDRRLDAGEQLPTMPPWHVQENKWRAARYGLDAVIILDADSDERLVTEDLDELLNRLEPVAASLHCTDELAAVEDIYRSGASYQRQRRVAEENDGDLREVVDALIGELEL; encoded by the coding sequence GTGTCATCACCGCCGGCTGACCGCCGAATCGATTTCGCCGGGTCGCCCCGGCCGACCGTCGGTGTCGAATGGGAGTTCGCTCTCGTCGATGCCGGCACCCGTGAGCTGAGCAACGAGGCTGCCGCGGTGATCGCCGAGATCGGCGAGAACCCGCACGTGCACAAGGAACTGCTGCGCAACACCGTCGAGATCGTCACCGGGATATGCGACGACACCGGTGAGGCGATGCACGACCTGTGCGGAACGCTGTCCACCGTCCGCCGTGCCGTGCGGGGCCGCGGCATGGAGCTGTTCTGCGCCGGGACCCATCCCTTCGCGAAATGGTCGGCCGCCCAGCTGACCGACGCCCCGCGCTACGCCGAACTGATCAAGCGCACCCAGTGGTGGGGCAGGCAGATGCTCATCTGGGGTGTGCATGTGCACGTGGGGGTTTCGTCGGCCCACAAGGTGATGCCGATCATCTCCTCACTGCTCAACCAGTATCCGCACCTGTTGGCGTTGTCGGCGTCCTCACCATTCTGGGACGGTGAGGACACCGGCTACGCCAGTAACCGGGCGATGATGTTCCAGCAGCTGCCCACCGCGGGCCTGCCGTTCCAATTCCAGACGTGGCACGAGTTCGAGGGATTCGTCCACGATCAGAAGAAGACCGGAATCATCGACCAGCTCAACGAGATCCGGTGGGACATCCGGCCCTCGCCGAAGCTGGGGACCGTCGAGGTGCGGATCTTCGACGGCGTCTCCAACGTCCGCGAACTCGGTGCGCTGGTCGCGCTGACCCACTGCCTCGTCGTCGATCTGGACCGCAGGCTCGACGCCGGTGAGCAGTTGCCGACCATGCCGCCGTGGCACGTCCAGGAAAACAAGTGGCGCGCCGCACGGTACGGGTTGGACGCGGTGATCATCCTGGACGCCGACAGCGACGAGCGACTCGTCACCGAGGATCTCGACGAGCTGCTGAACCGCCTCGAACCGGTGGCCGCGTCGCTGCACTGCACCGACGAACTCGCCGCGGTCGAGGACATCTACCGGTCCGGCGCCTCCTATCAGCGTCAGCGCCGGGTCGCCGAGGAAAACGACGGCGACCTACGGGAAGTCGTTGACGCCTTGATCGGTGAGCTTGAGCTATAG
- the sodC gene encoding superoxide dismutase[Cu-Zn], giving the protein MLKPVSVAVLFATPVLALSACSPPNEQASSEPGTTPSIWTGSPSPSAPPGEEHGGGHGASAAGAGETLTAELKTADGTSVATADFQFADGFATVTIETTTPGRLTPGFHGVHIHSVGKCEANSVAPTGGAPGDFNSAGGHFQVSGHTGHPASGDLSSLQVRADGSGKLVTTTDAFTAEDLLDGAKTAIIIHEKADNFANIPPERYQQINGTPGPDQTTMATGDAGSRVACGVITAG; this is encoded by the coding sequence ATGCTGAAGCCCGTCAGTGTCGCCGTCCTGTTCGCCACGCCCGTCCTCGCGTTGAGCGCCTGCAGCCCTCCCAACGAGCAGGCCTCCAGCGAGCCCGGTACCACCCCCTCCATCTGGACCGGATCGCCGTCCCCGTCGGCGCCGCCCGGGGAAGAGCACGGTGGCGGGCACGGCGCGAGTGCCGCAGGCGCCGGCGAGACGCTCACCGCGGAACTCAAGACCGCCGACGGTACCTCGGTGGCAACCGCCGACTTCCAGTTCGCCGACGGCTTCGCCACGGTGACGATCGAGACCACCACCCCGGGTCGCCTCACCCCGGGCTTCCACGGCGTGCACATCCACTCGGTGGGCAAGTGCGAGGCCAACTCCGTCGCCCCGACCGGCGGCGCCCCCGGTGACTTCAACTCGGCCGGTGGTCACTTCCAGGTCTCCGGCCACACCGGACATCCCGCCAGCGGTGACCTGAGCTCGCTGCAGGTCCGTGCCGACGGCTCGGGCAAGCTGGTGACCACCACCGATGCGTTCACGGCCGAGGATCTGCTCGACGGCGCCAAGACCGCGATCATCATTCACGAGAAGGCCGACAACTTCGCCAACATCCCGCCGGAGCGCTACCAGCAGATCAACGGCACCCCCGGCCCGGATCAGACGACGATGGCCACCGGCGACGCCGGAAGTCGGGTGGCGTGCGGTGTCATCACCGCCGGCTGA